From Oxobacter pfennigii, a single genomic window includes:
- a CDS encoding substrate-binding periplasmic protein, with product MKKIKLKKWMALCMTFIMVLAVVTGCGSANNSGGTPSPTSTPTQAASGESQMLTKIKEKGYILIGSSNDAPFSYQDVTTKELKGIDIEILREICKRLGIPDIQMKVIDFSNLLVELNNNSIDMVVDAMYVKVERLQIAAFTDKWYQEGEAIVIAADSTIATKEDLKGKTLGAQPGTAFYETAEKWLNEGKIGKVEAYDNQATLMTAVNMGKVDAVVTDGIVAGFTLSSDSSLKLKLMSPYVPEASGQIGAAVRFADKDFLNEVNKCLNEMKEDGTLMKILKDYGLTEDYFVGVEEGVTKNVK from the coding sequence ATGAAAAAAATTAAGTTGAAAAAATGGATGGCGTTATGTATGACATTCATAATGGTACTTGCTGTTGTTACAGGCTGCGGCAGCGCTAATAACAGCGGGGGCACTCCGTCGCCAACAAGTACTCCTACACAAGCTGCATCCGGTGAATCACAGATGCTTACAAAAATAAAAGAGAAAGGCTACATTCTTATCGGTTCTTCCAATGACGCACCTTTCTCATATCAGGATGTAACTACTAAAGAATTAAAAGGCATCGACATTGAAATACTTCGTGAAATTTGCAAACGCTTAGGTATACCTGACATTCAGATGAAGGTTATCGATTTCTCCAACCTCCTTGTGGAGCTTAACAACAACAGCATCGATATGGTTGTTGATGCCATGTATGTTAAAGTCGAAAGGCTTCAGATTGCCGCATTTACTGATAAATGGTACCAGGAAGGCGAAGCAATAGTAATTGCTGCCGATTCAACCATTGCCACCAAGGAAGATTTAAAAGGAAAAACCTTAGGCGCACAGCCGGGTACAGCCTTCTATGAAACTGCCGAAAAGTGGCTCAATGAGGGCAAGATAGGAAAGGTGGAGGCCTATGACAATCAGGCCACCTTAATGACAGCCGTTAATATGGGCAAGGTGGACGCCGTTGTTACCGACGGCATCGTAGCCGGATTTACATTATCATCCGACAGCTCACTGAAATTAAAGCTTATGTCTCCGTATGTACCGGAGGCCAGCGGACAGATTGGCGCGGCAGTGCGCTTTGCAGACAAGGATTTCTTAAATGAAGTTAATAAATGCTTAAATGAGATGAAGGAAGACGGCACTCTGATGAAAATTTTAAAAGATTACGGCTTAACTGAAGATTATTTCGTCGGCGTTGAAGAAGGGGTTACCAAAAACGTCAAATAA
- a CDS encoding amino acid ABC transporter permease — MEVNFKKAFETLGPSLIDGIGIVVYITIVGFTCALVFALLIAIGRLSKNKILDRLLSIFIEIVRGTPLLVQFFYIYYVVPMLLNGAMGLLGQDTNIQIPAATCGIIGFTINYGCYMSEVIRSAILAIDFGQREAGLALGFSENQVLFHFIIPPALRNSVPVFGNYLVMLIKDTSLLAMITVQELLLRTKTFASQTFLTVEAYTILALVYLVISLPLSQLSRIVERRLKQVR; from the coding sequence ATGGAAGTGAATTTTAAAAAGGCTTTTGAGACATTAGGTCCCAGCCTCATAGATGGCATAGGAATTGTCGTTTATATCACCATAGTAGGTTTTACCTGCGCTCTTGTTTTCGCTCTTTTAATTGCAATCGGCAGGCTTTCCAAAAACAAAATCCTTGACAGGCTGCTCAGCATATTCATTGAGATAGTCCGGGGTACGCCTCTTCTGGTCCAGTTTTTCTACATTTATTATGTGGTGCCCATGCTGCTAAACGGGGCTATGGGTTTATTGGGCCAGGATACCAATATCCAGATTCCGGCTGCCACCTGCGGAATTATAGGTTTTACCATCAATTACGGATGCTACATGTCGGAAGTCATCCGCTCCGCAATACTGGCCATCGATTTCGGGCAGCGTGAAGCAGGCTTGGCCTTAGGGTTCAGCGAAAATCAGGTGCTGTTTCACTTCATCATCCCGCCGGCATTGCGTAATTCCGTGCCGGTATTCGGAAATTATCTGGTCATGCTTATTAAGGATACGTCCCTATTGGCTATGATTACGGTGCAGGAGCTGCTGCTGCGGACAAAGACCTTTGCATCCCAGACATTCTTAACTGTGGAAGCATATACCATTTTAGCCCTTGTTTATTTAGTAATCAGCCTGCCCCTATCCCAATTAAGCAGGATAGTTGAGAGAAGGTTAAAGCAAGTTAGATGA
- a CDS encoding amino acid ABC transporter ATP-binding protein, translating into MLEIKKLSKCFNDLEVLRDVNISITKGEVVVIIGPSGSGKSTLLRCVNLLEHPTGGEISYMGQDITHLGKKVTDYRKHVGMVFQRFNLFPLKTALENIMYAPVKLSKVPHSEAKEQAMELLRKVGLESKANVYPHALSGGQQQRVAIARALAMQPDILLFDEPTSALDPELVGDVLEVMKQLAKEGMTMMVVTHEMGFAKDVADRVIFMDGGYIVEEDTPIEIFTRPKNERTKSFLSRVL; encoded by the coding sequence TTGCTTGAAATAAAAAAGCTTTCAAAATGCTTCAATGACCTGGAGGTTTTACGGGACGTAAACATTTCCATAACAAAAGGCGAAGTTGTAGTTATTATCGGTCCCTCAGGCTCCGGAAAGAGCACCTTGTTAAGGTGTGTGAATCTTTTAGAGCATCCTACCGGCGGCGAGATTTCATACATGGGGCAGGACATTACTCACCTTGGGAAAAAGGTTACGGATTACAGGAAGCATGTGGGGATGGTTTTTCAAAGATTCAACCTGTTTCCGTTAAAAACCGCCCTGGAAAATATCATGTATGCTCCGGTTAAGCTGAGCAAAGTGCCTCATAGTGAGGCAAAGGAGCAGGCTATGGAGCTTCTCCGCAAGGTAGGATTGGAAAGCAAGGCAAATGTTTATCCTCATGCCTTATCCGGCGGACAGCAGCAAAGGGTGGCCATTGCCAGGGCATTGGCCATGCAGCCCGACATCCTGTTGTTCGATGAACCTACCTCAGCTCTGGACCCCGAGCTGGTGGGGGATGTTTTGGAGGTAATGAAGCAGCTGGCGAAGGAGGGAATGACCATGATGGTGGTCACCCATGAAATGGGCTTTGCCAAGGATGTGGCCGACCGTGTCATATTCATGGACGGCGGCTATATAGTGGAGGAAGATACGCCCATAGAAATTTTTACGCGGCCTAAAAACGAAAGAACCAAGTCATTCTTATCCAGGGTGCTTTGA
- a CDS encoding AAA family ATPase, producing MNDKFVVTIARQFGSLGRPIARKISEKLGVEYYDRDIVEMTSKNLNLPVSTISDEEESAKTAFFNMNYPLGMGTTEIQDSIFAAQRKIITDLAEKESCIIVGRCADYILKDHKNIINIFIYAPYEARLKNCVETLDMQPDEARRMIASVDKARESYHRHYCGYSMSDKDYKHVIIDSSLLGADGTCDVLTEIIKMRFKL from the coding sequence ATGAATGATAAGTTTGTTGTTACAATTGCAAGGCAATTCGGAAGCCTGGGGCGTCCCATTGCAAGGAAGATAAGCGAAAAGCTGGGGGTTGAATACTACGACAGGGATATCGTTGAAATGACTTCTAAAAACTTAAATCTCCCGGTATCAACCATAAGCGATGAGGAAGAAAGCGCAAAGACGGCTTTTTTCAACATGAATTATCCTTTAGGCATGGGTACGACGGAAATTCAGGATTCCATATTTGCAGCCCAGAGAAAGATAATAACAGACCTTGCGGAAAAGGAGTCCTGCATCATAGTTGGCCGCTGTGCCGACTACATTTTGAAGGATCACAAAAACATAATCAATATATTTATTTATGCGCCTTATGAGGCAAGGCTAAAAAACTGTGTGGAGACTCTTGATATGCAGCCCGATGAAGCCAGAAGGATGATAGCATCTGTTGACAAAGCCAGAGAATCCTATCACAGGCATTATTGCGGTTACTCCATGTCGGACAAGGATTATAAGCATGTGATAATTGATTCGAGCTTGCTTGGGGCAGACGGAACCTGTGATGTGCTTACGGAAATAATTAAGATGAGATTCAAGCTTTAG
- a CDS encoding PucR family transcriptional regulator, which translates to MRTKVSELYEIAKEKYSLTLHGGQSGLTNSAYWVYLAEDFQNMSFLKGGELVITTGLFTQSTVSLYDFIRALVMRNCSGILINAGKYLHTADITPEILEFCNANSFPIFSMPWEVHLADIMQDYCSLLLDNNQSVNNLNAAFQNALYQVPIHENILRTLNQSGFETAADYKIMAIQNLQNTTRLTLPLNSKGFKYHLFEHENLQILIYNSSQNIIPLNELTEMICFYDGIKLGIGDTVHSLTQIGQSCKRARFALAAAVFWNRSFVNFDDLGLFQILFTTSDSEILKKLYKRHLSKLEQHDADHASDYMNTLRIFLLSDCNILETAFRMHTHRNTIVYRIKKIKEILNTELDNSAVKFDLLMAFYIKEYFEI; encoded by the coding sequence ATGCGTACCAAAGTGTCAGAGCTTTATGAGATTGCAAAGGAAAAATACAGCCTTACTCTTCACGGCGGGCAATCCGGCTTGACTAATTCTGCCTACTGGGTGTACCTGGCGGAGGATTTTCAGAACATGTCCTTTTTAAAGGGGGGAGAGCTGGTCATAACCACGGGGCTTTTTACACAAAGTACCGTAAGCCTTTATGATTTCATCCGGGCTCTAGTCATGAGAAATTGCAGCGGCATCCTTATTAATGCAGGAAAATACCTCCATACAGCAGATATCACACCTGAAATACTGGAATTTTGCAACGCAAACAGCTTTCCCATATTCTCCATGCCCTGGGAGGTTCACCTTGCAGACATTATGCAGGATTACTGCAGCCTGCTTTTAGACAACAACCAGAGCGTCAACAATCTTAACGCAGCTTTTCAGAACGCCCTATACCAGGTGCCCATACATGAAAATATCCTCCGCACCCTGAACCAGTCGGGATTTGAGACTGCGGCGGATTATAAAATTATGGCAATACAAAACCTGCAGAACACCACAAGGCTTACCTTGCCCCTTAACAGCAAAGGCTTTAAGTATCACCTCTTTGAGCATGAGAACCTGCAGATATTAATATATAATTCTTCCCAGAATATCATTCCACTAAATGAGCTGACAGAAATGATATGTTTTTATGACGGCATAAAACTGGGCATAGGAGATACCGTCCATTCCCTTACCCAGATTGGCCAGAGCTGCAAGCGGGCTCGCTTCGCTTTAGCAGCAGCGGTATTCTGGAACCGTTCCTTTGTCAACTTTGACGACTTGGGATTATTTCAGATACTCTTTACTACCTCGGATTCCGAAATACTTAAAAAACTATACAAACGCCACTTAAGTAAACTGGAGCAGCACGATGCAGACCATGCTTCGGATTATATGAATACCCTGCGTATTTTTCTTTTATCCGACTGTAACATTTTAGAAACCGCATTCCGTATGCATACCCACCGCAACACCATCGTTTACCGCATCAAAAAAATCAAGGAGATTTTAAATACCGAGCTGGACAATTCCGCGGTAAAATTTGATTTGCTTATGGCATTTTACATTAAGGAGTATTTTGAAATTTGA
- a CDS encoding helix-turn-helix domain-containing protein: MTLGEKVSKLRNKHNMSQGDLAEKINVSRQSISKWETGASIPDLDKLVALSNLFQVSIDDLAKEDVRADKSIEDGATCQEKNTTPRRIYGTQKIIGFILIAAAIICIILAMVFAKRFLMIPTVYLLLCGCLCLLVKKYVALLIGWITFLPIAISLPYFISSSMGAIFYRSYYQNGNYFGLLISFIMWLQLLGLVWFTIKIKVFRKKEK, translated from the coding sequence GTGACATTGGGCGAAAAAGTTTCAAAGCTCCGAAATAAGCACAATATGTCACAAGGCGATTTAGCCGAAAAAATAAATGTTTCACGTCAGTCAATCTCAAAGTGGGAAACTGGCGCAAGCATACCCGATTTAGACAAGCTGGTTGCGCTTAGCAATCTATTCCAAGTATCTATTGACGACCTTGCGAAAGAAGATGTCCGTGCTGATAAATCAATTGAAGATGGGGCGACATGCCAGGAAAAAAATACAACCCCGCGGCGGATATATGGAACGCAAAAAATTATCGGCTTCATATTGATTGCAGCAGCGATAATATGCATAATACTTGCAATGGTATTCGCCAAGCGGTTTCTTATGATTCCAACAGTCTATCTTTTGCTATGTGGATGTCTGTGTTTGTTAGTAAAAAAATATGTGGCATTACTTATTGGCTGGATAACTTTTTTGCCCATAGCCATTTCCTTGCCATATTTTATAAGTTCAAGTATGGGGGCGATTTTTTATCGATCATATTATCAAAATGGAAATTATTTTGGACTTTTAATTTCATTTATAATGTGGCTACAGTTATTAGGCTTGGTCTGGTTCACCATTAAAATTAAAGTATTCCGAAAAAAAGAAAAATAG
- a CDS encoding DUF1062 domain-containing protein, with product MEEILWEVQYLSPPKTIRYCKKCGMKTEHVSSGLFRVNAQQKSLDIWLIYRCASCKSTWNLTIYSRINPKSIGQTLLNQFMNNDSELAQRYAMDTELLKRSGAEIEAPSYSIIGEIIDFTKDVELKIVSKYSEKVKVSKILQEKLSLTKKVFDEMVSSGVIRLENGADIHKCKLQHDIAVLISGATSILKM from the coding sequence ATGGAAGAAATACTTTGGGAGGTGCAATATCTTTCACCTCCTAAAACCATACGCTACTGTAAAAAATGCGGTATGAAAACTGAACATGTTTCCTCTGGACTATTCAGGGTGAACGCCCAACAAAAATCTTTGGATATTTGGCTGATTTACAGATGTGCATCTTGTAAATCGACATGGAATTTGACGATATATTCCCGTATAAATCCTAAAAGTATTGGTCAAACGCTGTTAAATCAATTTATGAACAACGACAGCGAGCTTGCCCAAAGATATGCTATGGATACTGAGCTTCTGAAAAGGAGCGGTGCAGAGATAGAAGCGCCGTCATATAGCATTATCGGGGAAATTATTGATTTCACAAAAGATGTGGAATTGAAAATCGTCAGCAAGTATTCAGAGAAAGTAAAAGTGTCAAAGATACTTCAGGAAAAATTATCCCTTACAAAAAAAGTCTTTGACGAAATGGTGTCTAGTGGAGTTATTCGTTTAGAGAATGGTGCAGATATCCACAAATGCAAACTACAACATGATATTGCAGTTTTGATAAGTGGAGCCACATCTATTCTAAAAATGTAA